In the genome of Candidatus Cloacimonadota bacterium, one region contains:
- a CDS encoding desulfoferrodoxin: MTELRQVYHCKKCGNLVEVLFTGPGQLVCCGEPMILLAGNTEEAAYEKHIPVVEDLGDSIKVLVGSVPHPMEEKHYISMIEVCTQKKVLRHELKPGEAPEAVFPVKKADVITVREYCNLHGLWKA; encoded by the coding sequence ATGACTGAACTGCGTCAAGTATATCACTGTAAGAAGTGCGGAAACTTGGTGGAAGTGCTTTTCACCGGCCCCGGACAGTTGGTTTGCTGCGGCGAACCGATGATTCTTCTGGCTGGAAACACCGAGGAAGCTGCCTATGAAAAACACATCCCCGTAGTGGAAGACCTGGGCGACAGCATCAAGGTGCTGGTTGGCTCCGTGCCCCATCCCATGGAGGAAAAACACTACATTTCCATGATCGAAGTTTGCACCCAGAAAAAGGTGCTGCGCCACGAACTGAAACCCGGCGAAGCCCCCGAAGCCGTTTTCCCCGTCAAAAAAGCGGACGTGATTACCGTTAGGGAATATTGCAACCTGCACGGCCTCTGGAAAGCCTGA
- a CDS encoding DUF4339 domain-containing protein: MARYFYSDEGKTRGPVSPNELMSLILDDVLDMDSFVMESRSPQWRKIRDIPELNRFIRESDVRLLDWAEERDLTGLPDPEIPLFFNIPISRLVWMSLLSFGLYEIYWIRANWRFLRFNRKNSTSSYFWRVGLNPVALVGIFQQIGSDKELETDSGQGDLVLNGWFWLLSLAILLARHIAILALRPALGLDILLTLTALFFSILCLVPVQKRINIANEKADKGFSPKGLGHYLSIFLGLFVWLVVLSGWLPGLIRLF, translated from the coding sequence ATGGCAAGATATTTCTACAGCGATGAGGGCAAAACCAGGGGGCCGGTTTCCCCCAATGAGTTGATGTCCTTGATTTTGGACGATGTTTTGGATATGGATTCCTTCGTGATGGAAAGCCGCAGTCCCCAATGGAGAAAAATCCGTGACATCCCGGAGTTGAACCGCTTCATACGCGAATCGGATGTCAGGCTTTTGGATTGGGCGGAAGAACGCGACCTCACCGGGCTTCCAGACCCGGAAATCCCTCTTTTCTTCAATATCCCCATCTCGCGTTTGGTTTGGATGAGCCTGCTCAGCTTCGGGCTTTACGAAATATATTGGATCCGGGCAAACTGGCGTTTTTTGCGCTTCAACCGTAAGAACAGCACCTCTTCCTATTTTTGGAGGGTCGGGCTGAACCCTGTTGCCTTGGTAGGCATATTCCAGCAAATCGGCTCGGACAAAGAGCTTGAAACCGATTCAGGGCAGGGTGATTTGGTGTTGAACGGCTGGTTTTGGCTCTTGTCTCTGGCAATTTTACTGGCACGCCACATCGCTATCTTGGCGCTGCGTCCGGCTTTGGGCTTGGATATTTTGCTCACCTTGACAGCTCTGTTTTTCTCCATCCTGTGTCTTGTGCCGGTGCAAAAACGGATTAACATTGCAAACGAAAAAGCGGACAAGGGGTTTTCACCCAAAGGTTTGGGGCACTATCTGTCGATATTTTTGGGTCTTTTTGTTTGGTTGGTGGTTCTGAGTGGCTGGCTGCCTGGTTTAATCAGGCTTTTTTAA